The window TCAGAATCTGAGAGAGCTATATCTATAACATTGGCATCAGTATTATTTAATTTGATATTCTCACGTAGCCTATCTACATTCTGTGGTTCCGGTTCGAAGGCGACAATCTGTCCTGGTCCGAGTTTTGAGGCAATAAAACAGGTATAGGTGCCGACGTTCGCACCTACATCGTAAACTATGTCATCTGGCTCAAGAGAGCAGAGTAAATCCTCTAAGATCGATTCTTCCCCAGAAAGATCGCGAAAACGAATAAACTCAGTATAATTATTAATCTTGAATTTTGCCGTTTGGTTTGAAACTGTATATCCCTGTATATTGTTTGAAAGTCGATAAACTAACTTCCAGTATGGGCCTGAAAGATAATTATTAAGGCCTGTATGTCGAACTGCTTGACGGAGATGGCCTCTATAAATCCTGTCCCTCGCTTTACGTAGCAATGACCCTAAATTCAAAAATTTGGTCATAGTTATTCGGATATCAACCAACACTCATCAGTTAATCGTTTTGCTCTTGAATTGAAGCCATCATAACCCCTGCACATCAGAACACAAACACTAAAAG of the Halobiforma lacisalsi AJ5 genome contains:
- a CDS encoding FkbM family methyltransferase; the protein is MTKFLNLGSLLRKARDRIYRGHLRQAVRHTGLNNYLSGPYWKLVYRLSNNIQGYTVSNQTAKFKINNYTEFIRFRDLSGEESILEDLLCSLEPDDIVYDVGANVGTYTCFIASKLGPGQIVAFEPEPQNVDRLRENIKLNNTDANVIDIALSDSDGTIDLSLSGNEAGEGEHMIATDQETETIEVKMARGDTIIDRHGLPNPTVMKIDVEGAEMLVLRGLSETFRNHVRLAYIEVHPEKLPKFGDSASEVHVFLEESGFDVTKISSRGSEFFLRASR